One window of Pseudacidobacterium ailaaui genomic DNA carries:
- a CDS encoding helix-turn-helix domain-containing protein yields MFDSPHSPVSFEPLLNSDRAAAIIQVHPKTLQRYARNGIVHGVRVGKLWRFRASDLYRSGTRIEPLDDDQAQ; encoded by the coding sequence ATGTTCGATTCCCCTCATTCTCCCGTTTCATTCGAACCGCTGCTAAACAGTGATCGGGCGGCAGCCATCATTCAAGTTCACCCCAAGACCCTTCAGCGTTACGCACGAAATGGAATCGTTCACGGCGTGCGCGTAGGAAAGCTGTGGCGCTTCCGGGCGTCCGACCTTTACCGATCCGGCACGAGGATCGAACCACTCGACGACGACCAGGCACAGTAG
- the mobF gene encoding MobF family relaxase: protein MLTIRAMTGGAGYAQRHLQHSDYYDEHRRVQGEWHGRGAELLGLRGNVAPEQFEAVRQGLHPETGEFLRPRHSADRTNGDGSEQSKARSLYDLTFSAPKSVSVQAVVGRDERLVAAHDKAVGEALAEAENHAGARVRPNGANENRVTGNWIIATYRHDTSRELDPQLHTHAVAANLTYDGVEGRWKALQASGLYERRAYLTEVYRNALANEVRNLGYEIEPRRDSRGRDLGFEIRGVADELLERYSQRSAQRDAAIEEFKEHHGRKPTDNEVAVLVRESHADKLTEIATEQVRQQQRARLSPEESHSLDRLRGASLEQSRSGSYEFSPAADSLQHAKDHLFERRSVVYDHELLAEALRYGRGRVDLSQLRGALEIEKSQGAVIHAGDRLATHESLDREQRMVAMVNHGTDQYARLGGRHEFQPSEHLRDEQRRAVQQVLDSRDFAINLRGAAGTGKTATLKEIDRGLRESGREVTAVAPTRGAVEELQKVGFRDAMTVSRLVGDETAQSALRGRVLVVDEAGMISGRQMEGILRLAEQHMARVVFSGDTRQIQSVEASDALRILERESQMKSVSLTGVQRQTHAQYRDAIQTQRQAPEQGFEKLERLGAVHEVPCSERGRAVADLYREMTVDPSRRVLVVAPTHEEIGRVTRAIRNDLSARGHLGQSVTMDRYVPLQWTEAQKRDLANYREGQVLVVHRAARGMEKHESLTVSRVDSGTVIARNAHGEERSFTPAQTRSFSVYQRQSIDVAPGDRLMLTANRRDADFRATNGELVTVRGIERGRIQLEDGRTLPTNYHLFDHGYAITAHRSQGKTVDGVILSADAMKQELFYVGASRGRSEIAIVTSDREQLRESLGISSARPSATELAREQAYLPQPERSIQQAPAHQIEPHVPRHEINIGHDIGLGL from the coding sequence GTGCTGACTATACGGGCTATGACCGGCGGCGCTGGCTATGCACAGCGGCATCTGCAACACAGCGACTACTACGACGAACACCGTCGTGTACAGGGCGAGTGGCACGGCCGCGGCGCAGAGCTGCTTGGGCTGCGGGGCAACGTCGCACCTGAACAGTTTGAGGCGGTGCGGCAAGGGCTGCATCCCGAAACCGGCGAGTTCCTGCGCCCGCGCCACAGCGCCGACCGGACAAACGGTGACGGGAGCGAACAGAGCAAGGCGCGGTCTCTCTACGATCTGACATTCTCTGCGCCAAAGTCGGTTTCTGTTCAAGCTGTGGTTGGCCGTGACGAGCGCCTGGTCGCCGCCCACGATAAAGCCGTCGGCGAAGCCCTGGCGGAAGCGGAAAACCATGCAGGCGCTCGTGTGCGACCGAACGGAGCGAATGAGAATCGCGTAACCGGCAATTGGATTATCGCGACGTATCGGCACGATACAAGCCGAGAACTCGATCCACAACTGCATACTCACGCCGTGGCCGCCAATCTTACCTACGACGGCGTAGAGGGCCGGTGGAAGGCTTTGCAGGCGTCGGGGCTGTACGAGCGGCGGGCATACCTCACAGAGGTCTACCGGAACGCTCTGGCAAACGAGGTGCGGAATCTTGGTTATGAGATTGAACCACGCCGTGATTCCCGTGGCCGGGATCTCGGCTTTGAAATTCGTGGCGTGGCAGATGAACTTCTGGAACGCTACAGTCAGCGAAGCGCACAGCGCGACGCAGCCATTGAAGAATTCAAAGAACATCATGGCCGGAAGCCGACAGACAACGAAGTGGCCGTGCTGGTCCGGGAATCCCACGCTGACAAGCTCACCGAGATTGCCACGGAACAAGTTCGCCAACAACAACGAGCACGACTCTCACCGGAAGAATCTCACAGCCTGGATCGCCTGCGAGGCGCATCCCTGGAGCAAAGCCGGAGCGGTTCATATGAATTTTCGCCAGCGGCGGATTCGCTGCAACACGCAAAGGACCATCTCTTCGAACGCCGCTCTGTCGTCTACGATCACGAACTGCTAGCCGAAGCTCTGCGATACGGTCGTGGACGGGTCGATCTCAGCCAGTTGCGCGGCGCGCTGGAAATCGAAAAATCCCAGGGAGCCGTCATTCATGCCGGCGACCGGCTGGCCACACACGAGAGTCTGGATCGTGAACAGCGCATGGTTGCCATGGTGAACCATGGCACCGACCAATACGCGCGGCTTGGCGGCAGACATGAGTTTCAACCATCCGAGCACCTGCGTGATGAGCAACGGCGCGCCGTGCAGCAGGTTCTGGATTCTCGCGATTTTGCCATCAATTTGCGCGGGGCTGCCGGAACCGGCAAGACCGCGACACTTAAGGAGATTGATCGCGGCCTGCGTGAGTCTGGCCGCGAAGTCACAGCGGTTGCGCCCACGCGCGGTGCGGTGGAGGAGTTGCAAAAGGTGGGCTTTCGCGATGCGATGACGGTCTCACGCCTGGTTGGGGACGAAACGGCCCAATCTGCGCTCCGGGGCAGGGTCTTGGTCGTCGATGAGGCCGGAATGATCTCGGGGCGACAGATGGAGGGCATACTCCGGCTTGCCGAGCAACATATGGCACGCGTCGTTTTTTCGGGCGATACACGCCAGATACAGAGCGTCGAGGCGTCAGACGCCCTGCGCATTCTGGAGCGCGAGTCGCAGATGAAGAGCGTCTCTCTGACCGGCGTACAGCGCCAGACACACGCACAATATAGAGACGCCATTCAAACCCAGCGCCAGGCTCCCGAACAGGGCTTTGAGAAGCTGGAGCGGCTTGGCGCTGTGCACGAGGTCCCCTGTAGCGAGCGTGGCCGGGCGGTTGCTGATCTTTACCGGGAGATGACCGTCGATCCGTCGCGGCGTGTTTTGGTTGTCGCGCCCACGCATGAGGAAATTGGCCGCGTCACTCGCGCGATTCGCAATGACCTTTCTGCGCGCGGACATCTCGGCCAAAGCGTCACGATGGATCGATATGTCCCTTTGCAATGGACGGAAGCCCAGAAACGTGATCTGGCGAACTATCGTGAGGGGCAGGTGCTGGTAGTGCATCGAGCAGCGAGGGGTATGGAGAAACACGAGTCGCTCACTGTCAGCCGTGTTGACTCTGGCACGGTGATCGCTCGCAATGCTCACGGCGAGGAGAGGAGCTTTACACCGGCACAGACGCGCTCCTTTTCTGTCTATCAGCGGCAATCCATTGACGTGGCTCCGGGCGACCGGCTCATGCTTACGGCCAATCGCCGAGATGCCGATTTCCGCGCGACGAATGGCGAGCTGGTGACAGTGCGTGGTATCGAGCGGGGACGCATTCAACTTGAGGATGGTCGCACACTGCCGACGAATTATCACCTATTCGATCACGGCTACGCCATTACCGCCCATCGCAGCCAGGGGAAAACGGTTGACGGCGTAATCCTGTCAGCCGATGCCATGAAACAGGAGTTGTTCTACGTCGGGGCTTCGCGTGGTCGCAGCGAAATCGCAATCGTCACCAGCGACCGTGAGCAACTGCGTGAATCACTTGGAATCTCGTCTGCGCGTCCGTCAGCCACGGAGTTGGCGCGTGAGCAAGCTTATTTGCCCCAACCAGAGCGCAGCATTCAGCAAGCTCCAGCCCATCAAATCGAACCACACGTCCCTCGCCACGAAATAAACATTGGTCACGATATTGGGCTGGGCTTGTAG
- a CDS encoding ArnT family glycosyltransferase, with the protein MKKAALFFAIFAAVLAAHLPLLHLPYYWDEAGYYIPAAYDFFRTGALIPFSTLSNAHPPLPSIYLALWWKVFGFAPWVTRTAMCAMASLALLAVFQMGRNTTRKWHVAWATVLLTTIYPIWFVQSSLAHADLFAATATLWALLFYLEKQTWACVFCFSLAALCKETAVVTPLALAVWEMMLLAANPSRTKPPSQLSRQRQWLQGAALLLPILPLTCWYAWHWHRTGFIFGNPEYLRYNATATILPLRVLLAFFHRLLQLTAHMNLFVPVLLMLACMMLPPIDGRERIPTQAQNTFYIVILANLVLFSVLGGALLTRYLLPLYPLVLLLCVNTFYRRFQMWPALVALCAAGFLAGIFINPPYRFAPEDNLAYRDVILLHQAAIQQIVQHDPGAVVLTAWPVTDELRKPELGYVPYPIDTVAVDNFSFDQVKAAARLAPEYSVALVFSTKYDPPHPWLSLGRRNEALDTRYFDFHRDLPPSSIAHLLGGIITWHGEQHGEWAAVLRFDRPQEARLPLHPFQYNQP; encoded by the coding sequence ATGAAAAAGGCCGCTCTTTTTTTTGCAATCTTTGCCGCTGTTCTGGCAGCCCACCTTCCGCTGCTCCATTTGCCATACTACTGGGACGAAGCCGGCTACTATATTCCTGCCGCGTATGATTTTTTTCGTACCGGAGCACTGATTCCCTTTTCAACGCTCTCGAACGCCCATCCTCCTCTGCCTTCGATCTATCTGGCACTTTGGTGGAAAGTCTTCGGGTTCGCCCCCTGGGTTACACGAACAGCCATGTGCGCCATGGCCTCACTCGCTCTGCTGGCTGTTTTCCAAATGGGCAGAAACACGACCCGGAAATGGCATGTGGCATGGGCAACGGTTCTGCTTACGACGATATATCCCATCTGGTTTGTGCAAAGCTCTCTGGCCCATGCAGACCTCTTTGCGGCTACAGCCACTCTCTGGGCGCTGCTTTTCTATCTGGAGAAACAGACCTGGGCGTGTGTTTTCTGTTTCTCACTCGCAGCTCTGTGTAAAGAAACGGCCGTTGTAACTCCACTGGCCTTGGCAGTCTGGGAGATGATGCTTCTGGCTGCAAACCCAAGCCGCACCAAACCTCCGTCGCAATTGTCACGCCAGCGCCAGTGGCTGCAGGGGGCCGCACTTCTGCTCCCGATTCTTCCTCTCACCTGCTGGTATGCCTGGCACTGGCACCGCACAGGTTTCATCTTTGGCAATCCGGAATACCTGCGTTATAACGCCACAGCTACGATTCTTCCATTGCGGGTTTTGCTAGCCTTTTTCCATCGCCTGCTGCAATTAACAGCACATATGAACCTGTTTGTGCCGGTGCTCCTCATGTTGGCATGTATGATGCTGCCGCCGATTGATGGCCGGGAGCGCATTCCCACTCAGGCTCAGAACACCTTCTATATCGTGATTCTGGCCAATCTTGTTCTATTTTCTGTCCTGGGTGGAGCACTCCTTACACGCTATCTTCTGCCTTTGTACCCGTTAGTTTTGCTGCTCTGTGTCAACACTTTTTACCGGCGGTTCCAAATGTGGCCCGCGCTCGTTGCCCTATGTGCGGCGGGTTTTCTGGCAGGAATCTTCATCAATCCGCCCTACCGCTTTGCTCCGGAAGACAATCTGGCGTACAGGGACGTCATTCTGCTGCACCAGGCCGCTATCCAGCAGATTGTGCAGCATGATCCCGGAGCCGTTGTGCTGACCGCATGGCCTGTCACCGATGAATTACGTAAACCGGAGCTGGGTTACGTTCCATATCCGATTGATACTGTTGCCGTGGACAACTTCTCCTTTGATCAGGTGAAAGCAGCCGCCCGGCTTGCTCCGGAATACTCCGTGGCCCTGGTATTTTCCACCAAGTATGACCCGCCACATCCATGGCTAAGCCTGGGCCGCAGGAATGAGGCCCTGGATACGCGCTATTTTGATTTCCACCGTGATCTGCCACCAAGCTCCATCGCCCATCTGCTGGGCGGCATCATCACCTGGCACGGCGAGCAGCATGGGGAATGGGCGGCGGTGCTTCGCTTTGACCGCCCACAGGAAGCAAGGCTTCCTCTGCACCCGTTCCAATATAATCAGCCTTGA
- a CDS encoding helix-turn-helix domain-containing protein, producing MKKQNATKRNLFAELMEGVEAMKAQREGKVTLRSHAVPVPNVEQSPGAEFFVAAREQFNVSRAVWANMLRVSPRTVEKWEQGGQVSPLAATFVELVTRFPDTIERLQTLPRRVARTSRGRRRTGAVRSSATRARSSRRAGNGSSSLKRSATVG from the coding sequence ATGAAAAAGCAGAACGCGACAAAGCGGAATCTGTTTGCCGAGTTGATGGAAGGCGTGGAGGCTATGAAAGCCCAGCGCGAGGGCAAGGTGACGCTTCGCTCCCACGCTGTACCAGTTCCCAATGTGGAGCAATCTCCGGGTGCGGAATTCTTCGTTGCGGCTCGCGAGCAATTCAATGTCTCCCGCGCGGTCTGGGCGAACATGCTGCGCGTCAGCCCGCGCACGGTAGAGAAGTGGGAGCAGGGAGGGCAGGTCAGCCCGCTCGCCGCCACATTTGTGGAACTTGTTACTCGATTCCCGGACACTATTGAACGTTTGCAAACGCTTCCCCGGCGCGTGGCGCGTACTTCGCGCGGCAGGCGGAGGACTGGCGCTGTCCGATCTTCTGCGACACGGGCGCGTTCCAGCAGGCGCGCCGGCAATGGCAGTTCATCGCTAAAACGCTCTGCAACCGTTGGTTGA
- a CDS encoding tyrosine-type recombinase/integrase, whose protein sequence is MVLVAQCLGLRVSEILGLQWGDFNFENRSVLVQRSVVGGRVDDVKTEYSRDDVPLDARLAEVLLQWRSASVFPRDEDWVFANPVTGRPYHQESLQKSQIKRAAKLAKLGEDIGWHTFRHTYRSWLDETGAPMKVQQELMRHASIQTTMNVYGRAMTETKRQANSQVVGLVFGPNSQNSATGEASATLQ, encoded by the coding sequence ATGGTTTTGGTAGCGCAGTGCCTGGGGCTTCGGGTCAGCGAGATTCTGGGCTTGCAATGGGGCGATTTCAATTTCGAGAATCGCTCGGTTCTGGTCCAGAGAAGCGTGGTGGGCGGAAGGGTGGACGACGTGAAGACGGAATACTCAAGAGACGATGTTCCGCTCGATGCTCGTCTGGCGGAGGTGCTGTTGCAATGGCGCTCTGCTTCAGTCTTCCCGCGAGATGAAGATTGGGTTTTTGCCAATCCGGTCACGGGGAGGCCGTACCACCAGGAGAGCCTGCAGAAGTCGCAGATCAAACGGGCTGCAAAGCTCGCCAAACTGGGAGAAGACATTGGGTGGCACACTTTTCGCCACACCTACCGCTCCTGGCTCGACGAGACCGGTGCTCCTATGAAGGTGCAACAGGAATTGATGCGTCACGCTTCGATCCAGACGACGATGAATGTCTATGGGCGGGCCATGACGGAAACGAAACGCCAAGCAAACAGCCAGGTTGTAGGACTGGTATTTGGCCCCAACTCGCAGAACTCTGCCACAGGCGAGGCATCTGCGACGCTACAGTAA